The Parasegetibacter sp. NRK P23 genome includes a window with the following:
- the rbfA gene encoding 30S ribosome-binding factor RbfA — protein sequence MQQESKRQKQVAGLLMEELNDIFRRLGLNMYEGGMVSISSVKVTPDLFQVRVYLSLFKVNDPAAYMKKLEERAWEIKKELSQRVRHQLRSMPELTYYLDDTLEHVDKIDAIFRKIDEERKQFGSSDNTNPEA from the coding sequence ATGCAGCAGGAATCGAAACGACAAAAGCAGGTAGCCGGCCTCCTCATGGAGGAACTGAACGATATTTTCAGAAGATTGGGATTGAATATGTATGAAGGCGGAATGGTGTCCATCTCCTCCGTAAAAGTGACGCCCGACCTTTTCCAGGTGCGTGTGTACCTTAGCCTGTTCAAGGTGAACGACCCGGCGGCTTATATGAAGAAACTGGAAGAACGTGCCTGGGAAATCAAAAAAGAACTTTCACAACGCGTACGCCACCAGCTCCGGAGTATGCCAGAACTTACTTATTACCTTGATGATACGTTAGAGCACGTGGACAAGATTGATGCTATTTTCCGGAAGATCGATGAAGAAAGAAAGCAATTCGGTTCATCTGACAATACCAATCCCGAAGCTTAA
- a CDS encoding ABC transporter permease → MYFTFAWRYFRARKSTQAINVIAWVCVTAIAVGAAALIIILSAFNGFEDLVKSLYASFYTDIKVSAVSGKVVEFTPNQLSAIQKVPGVAHYTRIAEEKALVQNGDYQQFVSMKGVDEAYQDVTGVAGKMFNGKFNTGTADAPGLVLGAGIENSLAVNADRNMNPLTVYMVRRTKSNTYNPMDLPLPGYANTSGAFLIQQDFDNKYVLTNLDFVRRMMGLSENQYTALEIKITEPGVEDKVKKALSTLLGDNYKVQTRFEQNQSLFSIMQLEKWVIYGILTLIMIIAAFNIVGALMMLVLEKQKDIHVLKALGAHDGYIRKIFLSEGILLAGVGTLIGSVLAIALCWAQIQFKLIPLEGGSFIIDYYPVKMIPGDFLLVVLTIFTIAVLAAWIPARKAAKMEVSLKG, encoded by the coding sequence ATGTACTTCACCTTCGCATGGCGTTATTTCCGGGCCCGTAAAAGCACACAGGCCATCAACGTGATCGCGTGGGTCTGCGTTACCGCTATCGCGGTGGGCGCCGCGGCGCTTATTATAATATTGAGCGCTTTTAACGGGTTCGAGGACCTGGTGAAATCGCTCTACGCCTCGTTTTACACGGATATTAAAGTTAGTGCCGTCTCCGGTAAGGTGGTTGAGTTTACACCCAATCAACTTTCAGCCATTCAAAAAGTGCCGGGGGTGGCCCATTACACCCGTATTGCAGAGGAAAAGGCGCTGGTGCAAAACGGCGATTACCAGCAATTCGTTTCCATGAAAGGAGTGGACGAGGCTTACCAGGATGTTACCGGCGTGGCCGGGAAAATGTTCAATGGTAAATTTAATACCGGTACCGCTGACGCGCCAGGACTGGTACTGGGCGCGGGAATCGAAAACTCGCTTGCCGTGAACGCGGACCGCAATATGAACCCGCTCACGGTGTATATGGTGCGTCGTACCAAAAGCAATACGTACAACCCGATGGACCTCCCGTTACCCGGGTATGCCAATACCTCGGGCGCCTTTCTGATCCAGCAGGATTTTGACAACAAATATGTACTCACCAACCTGGATTTCGTGCGGAGGATGATGGGACTTTCCGAAAACCAGTACACCGCCCTGGAAATAAAGATCACGGAACCCGGCGTAGAAGACAAGGTCAAAAAAGCCCTTTCCACTTTGCTGGGGGACAATTATAAAGTTCAGACCCGTTTTGAACAGAACCAATCTTTGTTTTCCATCATGCAGCTGGAAAAATGGGTGATCTATGGCATTCTCACCCTGATCATGATCATCGCCGCATTCAACATAGTAGGCGCCCTGATGATGCTGGTGCTGGAAAAGCAAAAAGACATCCATGTACTGAAAGCATTGGGTGCGCACGACGGATACATCAGGAAGATTTTTCTCTCTGAAGGTATCCTGCTGGCTGGCGTGGGTACGCTGATAGGCTCGGTGCTGGCCATCGCCCTGTGCTGGGCACAAATCCAATTCAAACTCATTCCGTTGGAGGGAGGGAGTTTTATCATTGACTATTACCCGGTTAAGATGATCCCTGGTGATTTCCTGCTGGTGGTGCTCACTATTTTTACCATTGCCGTACTTGCGGCATGGATCCCGGCCCGGAAGGCGGCGAAAATGGAGGTGTCGTTGAAAGGGTAG
- a CDS encoding glycosyltransferase family 25 protein, producing the protein MKGILVDRVFVAHVKKGYENRRAFMEKQLAERAIPFEFMLDGDMEDITQEILERDFKGEMKKSSPVTSCALKHLLIWRKIVEEEIPYTLVMEDDAIMDVSFNEVFNRSVLEARERTDIDHSNLYISFENTGLEYLPAGKKRKGQLLYRAEKTRGGGAYLLSYEAARIMVEWTNKHKMDVPNDLWLNKVFEASPEMNIFWCFPTVVEQGSHNGVFRSSLQRKKRVGILRRIGWVVQRFYKKYIYSKVK; encoded by the coding sequence ATGAAAGGGATATTGGTTGACAGGGTCTTTGTTGCGCATGTTAAGAAGGGATATGAAAACCGCCGGGCGTTTATGGAAAAACAGCTGGCTGAAAGGGCAATACCTTTTGAATTTATGCTGGATGGTGATATGGAGGATATTACTCAGGAGATACTTGAACGGGATTTTAAAGGGGAAATGAAGAAAAGCAGTCCCGTTACATCCTGTGCATTAAAGCACTTGTTGATCTGGAGAAAGATTGTAGAAGAGGAAATTCCATACACCCTTGTTATGGAAGACGATGCCATCATGGATGTCAGCTTTAACGAAGTTTTTAACCGTTCAGTATTGGAAGCAAGGGAAAGGACCGATATCGATCATTCGAACTTGTATATATCTTTTGAGAATACTGGTTTGGAATACCTTCCTGCGGGAAAGAAACGGAAGGGACAATTGTTGTATAGGGCAGAAAAAACCCGAGGTGGAGGTGCTTACCTGCTTTCCTATGAGGCTGCACGGATAATGGTTGAATGGACGAATAAACATAAAATGGATGTTCCGAATGACTTATGGCTGAATAAGGTATTCGAGGCTTCGCCAGAAATGAATATTTTCTGGTGCTTTCCCACAGTTGTTGAACAGGGGAGTCATAATGGTGTTTTCAGGTCCTCATTACAACGGAAAAAAAGAGTTGGTATTTTAAGACGCATCGGCTGGGTCGTCCAGCGGTTTTATAAGAAATACATTTACAGTAAAGTAAAATAG